One window of the Chryseotalea sp. WA131a genome contains the following:
- a CDS encoding helix-turn-helix transcriptional regulator, giving the protein MMTFGQRITYARKQIKMTQADLGKEVGTSGDIIGKYERDEIKPSIDTAAKIADALKVTLDFLVKNTEYQNIDNDALKRLKLMEKLSPEDKSHIFALMDAFFAKSKLKILMD; this is encoded by the coding sequence ATGATGACGTTTGGACAGAGAATAACCTATGCAAGGAAGCAAATCAAGATGACCCAAGCCGATCTCGGCAAAGAGGTCGGCACTTCTGGCGATATCATCGGGAAGTACGAGCGCGATGAGATCAAGCCCTCCATCGACACGGCCGCCAAGATCGCGGACGCCTTAAAAGTTACGCTCGACTTCCTTGTGAAGAACACCGAGTACCAGAACATTGACAACGATGCGCTCAAGAGGTTGAAGCTCATGGAGAAACTTTCCCCCGAGGACAAGAGCCACATCTTCGCTCTCATGGATGCCTTCTTTGCAAAGAGTAAACTCAAAATCCTGATGGACTAA
- a CDS encoding ATP-binding cassette domain-containing protein, with amino-acid sequence MSEELLKAVIQFFGIVAKERITEDERAIIKEFLSIHLNQDGVRYYLSLFDEFIKANQRTMATALPMDADTQEFVDDWAQIMQISKKVNQALTMQQKVVLLVKIIELVFADNHLSERQSNLIFYISEALKIPNKDFRAVRAFVIGQDIEELASKNILIVDEGSDELEHPGPRITSKNLTGLIAILRLHDIETYFIKYLGITSLTLNSITLKSRKIDVFPTGSTIRGSKIEPIYYSDVVGKFLFEESDTEISFEADHLFYHFKSGRAGLQNVNIAEAGGKLIGLMGASGSGKSTLLSVLNGTEKPSSGRVLINGINIHQHPEKLEGVIGYIPQDDLLVEELTVFENLYYSARLCFGQYPKQYSAALVEKVLLSLGLSEIRNLKVGSPLSKTISGGQRKRVNIGLELLREPTVLFVDEPTSGLSSSDSENIMDLLKELALRGKMIFVVIHQPSSDIFKMFDTLIILDVGGFQIYYGNPVESTNYFQGIINAANKTPGACPECGNINPEQVFNIIETKVVNEFGRLTHTRKVSPGQWYQYFKKNIKIPKIEEVKDPLPVVQKLPNRFKQLWIFITRDVLAKVANKQYVTVNLLLTPVLALFIGYFVKYYDTLGIDKPAYTFYYNFNIPVYFFMSIVVALFVGLIISAEEIFKDRKILKREQYLNLSKISYLFSKVVILFSLSAVQTFCFVLVGNWLLEIPFSEIRYWMILFSCSCFANMLGLNISAAFNSAVTIYILIPILIIPQLLLSGVVISFDKFNPKVGAPNGIPVLGEMMASRWAFEAYMVTQFKDNPFEKQFYELDKKRAIAEYKRQYYLPALESKLAFVLNHRSDWGRKNEDNKTLQALTLLHDEISNELAYVGADRLPEVDRLATSKFDSSVYEKTHQFLVTLKEYYGIRSKNAMTDKEKLVTQLTSTPERKAQYDAMRLKFQNEAVNQMVERSNETVRIAEWRGELVQKIYPIYFEDHRPRHLLDFRENFYVPAKYFWGRKIDTLYFNIGMIWAMTVVLFVTLYFDLLKKLVDALEMRRKYRNKK; translated from the coding sequence ATGAGTGAAGAGTTGTTGAAGGCGGTAATCCAGTTTTTTGGCATTGTGGCCAAAGAACGCATTACCGAAGATGAACGGGCCATCATCAAAGAATTTTTGTCTATTCACCTCAACCAAGATGGTGTCCGCTACTATTTATCGCTGTTTGATGAGTTTATAAAGGCGAACCAACGCACCATGGCCACCGCTTTGCCCATGGATGCCGACACCCAAGAGTTTGTGGACGATTGGGCGCAGATCATGCAGATCTCCAAAAAGGTGAACCAAGCGCTGACCATGCAGCAAAAGGTGGTGCTGTTGGTGAAAATTATTGAGTTGGTGTTTGCCGACAACCATCTTTCGGAGCGACAAAGCAATTTGATCTTCTACATCAGCGAGGCACTGAAAATACCCAACAAAGATTTTAGGGCAGTGCGCGCCTTCGTGATTGGGCAAGACATTGAAGAACTGGCTTCTAAAAACATTTTGATTGTAGATGAAGGCTCAGATGAATTGGAGCATCCGGGGCCACGCATCACTTCCAAAAATCTTACAGGCCTGATCGCCATTCTACGACTCCACGATATTGAAACGTACTTCATCAAATACCTTGGGATCACTTCGCTTACGCTGAATAGCATCACCTTAAAGAGTCGTAAGATAGATGTGTTCCCAACGGGCAGCACCATTCGTGGTTCTAAGATTGAACCCATTTACTATAGCGATGTGGTAGGTAAGTTTTTATTTGAGGAGAGTGACACCGAAATCAGTTTTGAGGCCGACCATTTGTTCTATCATTTTAAAAGTGGGCGAGCGGGTCTACAAAACGTAAACATTGCCGAGGCAGGAGGGAAGTTGATTGGATTGATGGGCGCTAGCGGCTCGGGCAAATCTACTTTGCTAAGCGTATTGAACGGAACGGAGAAGCCTTCGAGCGGACGCGTGCTGATCAATGGGATCAACATCCATCAGCATCCTGAAAAATTAGAAGGGGTGATTGGCTACATTCCACAAGACGACCTGCTGGTGGAAGAGCTGACTGTTTTTGAAAACCTATACTACAGTGCGCGCTTGTGTTTTGGCCAATATCCAAAGCAATACTCGGCCGCGTTGGTGGAAAAAGTTTTGCTTAGCTTGGGATTATCCGAAATCAGAAATCTAAAAGTAGGTTCGCCATTATCCAAAACCATCAGTGGTGGGCAACGAAAGCGGGTAAACATTGGGTTGGAATTATTGCGTGAGCCCACCGTGCTATTTGTGGACGAACCAACTTCTGGATTATCGTCCAGCGACTCAGAAAACATTATGGACTTGTTAAAAGAGTTGGCGCTGCGTGGCAAAATGATTTTTGTGGTGATCCATCAGCCCTCGTCTGATATTTTTAAAATGTTTGATACGCTCATTATCTTGGATGTGGGCGGGTTTCAAATTTACTACGGCAACCCGGTGGAGTCTACCAATTATTTTCAGGGGATCATCAATGCGGCCAACAAAACTCCCGGTGCTTGCCCCGAGTGCGGTAATATCAATCCCGAACAGGTGTTCAACATCATCGAGACCAAAGTGGTGAATGAATTTGGAAGACTGACGCACACGCGTAAAGTTTCGCCCGGCCAATGGTATCAATATTTTAAAAAGAATATCAAAATACCCAAGATAGAAGAGGTAAAAGATCCATTGCCCGTAGTGCAAAAGCTGCCCAACCGATTTAAGCAGCTTTGGATTTTTATCACTCGTGATGTGCTAGCCAAGGTTGCCAACAAGCAGTATGTAACTGTCAACTTGCTGCTAACTCCCGTGCTGGCATTGTTCATCGGCTATTTCGTAAAGTATTACGATACCTTGGGCATCGATAAACCGGCTTACACCTTTTACTATAATTTCAATATCCCGGTTTACTTTTTCATGAGCATAGTGGTAGCTCTTTTTGTTGGGCTCATCATCAGTGCCGAAGAAATATTCAAAGACCGCAAAATCTTAAAGCGCGAACAATACCTAAACTTAAGCAAGATCAGTTACTTGTTTTCGAAGGTGGTGATTTTGTTTTCGCTTTCGGCAGTACAAACTTTTTGCTTTGTATTGGTGGGCAATTGGCTGTTGGAGATACCCTTTTCAGAAATTAGGTATTGGATGATTTTGTTTTCATGCTCCTGTTTTGCGAATATGTTGGGATTGAATATTTCAGCCGCTTTCAATTCCGCGGTAACGATCTATATATTAATTCCCATTCTCATTATCCCGCAGTTATTGCTCAGCGGGGTGGTGATCAGTTTCGATAAATTTAATCCGAAAGTAGGCGCACCCAACGGCATTCCGGTATTGGGCGAAATGATGGCATCGCGTTGGGCTTTTGAAGCCTACATGGTGACGCAGTTCAAAGATAATCCGTTTGAAAAGCAGTTTTATGAATTGGATAAAAAGCGCGCGATTGCCGAATACAAGAGGCAATATTATTTACCAGCATTGGAATCAAAACTGGCTTTTGTTTTAAATCATCGTAGCGATTGGGGAAGAAAAAATGAGGATAACAAAACCCTTCAAGCTCTTACCTTATTGCATGATGAGATTTCCAATGAATTAGCCTACGTGGGTGCCGATCGATTGCCGGAAGTGGATCGTTTGGCTACGAGTAAGTTTGACTCTTCTGTTTACGAGAAAACACATCAATTTTTGGTAACCTTAAAAGAGTATTATGGCATTCGCAGCAAGAATGCCATGACAGACAAAGAAAAACTGGTTACACAATTGACCAGCACACCCGAGCGGAAGGCACAATACGATGCCATGCGATTGAAATTTCAAAATGAAGCTGTAAACCAAATGGTGGAACGCTCAAACGAAACGGTGCGCATTGCCGAGTGGAGAGGGGAGTTGGTGCAAAAAATCTATCCAATTTATTTTGAAGACCATCGGCCCCGTCACTTGTTAGATTTCCGTGAAAACTTTTATGTACCAGCTAAATATTTCTGGGGACGAAAAATTGATACGTTGTATTTTAACATTGGCATGATTTGGGCCATGACCGTTGTTTTGTTTGTAACACTTTATTTCGATCTGTTAAAGAAACTAGTCGATGCGTTGGAAATGAGACGAAAATATCGGAACAAAAAGTAA
- a CDS encoding toprim domain-containing protein, whose amino-acid sequence MEIADIKTRLTLAQVLDHYGLKPDKHGKMNCPFHDDKTPSFQVYWKTHTCYCFSSNCPTNGKSLDVIDFIMHKEKTDKHNAILKAQSLIGNTEIPTLSREAFLTNMFTYFKNAVYNSKPAADYIASRSLDHYQTEVGYNSAQFHHGKRKEETLINNCLKYGLLRETNVINARSKDDKAYNVFGKWCIVFALKNKSNQVTSLYFRSTINDTDQDPSRQSGKHYYLKDRQGLYPHYPKPETKKLILTEAIIDAATLLQSSEITANYTILSCYGTNGLTEEHQQAIKELEQLGEIIFFFDGDEAGTKAVP is encoded by the coding sequence ATGGAGATAGCAGACATCAAAACCCGCCTCACCCTCGCCCAAGTCTTAGACCACTACGGGTTAAAACCCGACAAGCACGGGAAAATGAATTGCCCTTTCCATGACGACAAGACACCGAGCTTCCAAGTGTATTGGAAAACCCATACCTGCTACTGCTTCTCCAGCAACTGCCCAACGAATGGCAAGAGCTTGGACGTGATCGATTTTATCATGCACAAAGAGAAGACAGACAAACACAACGCGATACTGAAAGCGCAATCACTGATCGGTAATACTGAAATACCTACACTAAGCCGAGAAGCATTTTTAACAAACATGTTCACCTACTTTAAAAATGCGGTGTACAACAGCAAGCCAGCAGCGGATTACATTGCGAGCCGTTCGTTAGATCATTACCAAACAGAGGTTGGTTACAACTCGGCACAGTTCCACCATGGAAAACGGAAAGAAGAAACGCTGATCAACAACTGCCTGAAATACGGATTGCTGCGGGAAACAAATGTTATCAATGCAAGGTCGAAAGATGACAAGGCGTACAATGTGTTCGGCAAATGGTGCATTGTGTTTGCACTGAAGAACAAATCGAACCAAGTAACAAGTTTATACTTCCGCAGCACCATCAACGATACCGATCAGGACCCGTCCCGCCAAAGCGGGAAGCATTACTACTTAAAAGACCGGCAAGGACTTTACCCGCACTACCCAAAACCTGAAACCAAAAAACTGATTTTAACCGAAGCCATCATTGATGCGGCCACGTTGTTGCAATCCTCCGAGATCACAGCGAACTACACGATCCTGAGTTGCTACGGAACGAATGGATTGACAGAAGAACACCAGCAAGCGATCAAAGAGCTTGAACAGTTAGGGGAAATCATTTTCTTTTTTGATGGAGATGAAGCAGGGACAAAAGCCGTCCCCTAG
- a CDS encoding Ku protein, whose translation MRSIWKGHIQFSLVTIPVRLYNAIDTGQTIGFNLLSKEGHHPVGYEKKDKVTGQPLRSEDIVKGYEYEPGQFVIIEQEDLDRVKLKSEKVIEIEGFVSSEEVHPTLFEAPYFLGPDGDVAAKTYGLLCATLKESGKVGVGKVVLRDRETPVLLTPHERGILLYRLRYPSEVRSINEVPSLLEVKAENEQLKLAKTLVDSMTTSFSKIEMKDHYYDALKTIIDAKVAGKEVVMVVEEEPKVVDIMTALKASIDAAKKKPMEKAVGTVAKEQKEETKKQKRKVG comes from the coding sequence ATGCGCTCTATTTGGAAAGGTCACATCCAGTTTTCGCTTGTAACAATTCCCGTAAGGCTTTACAATGCCATTGATACGGGGCAAACCATTGGTTTCAATTTGTTATCAAAAGAAGGGCACCACCCGGTGGGCTACGAGAAGAAAGATAAAGTTACGGGGCAACCTTTGCGCAGCGAAGATATTGTGAAGGGGTATGAGTATGAGCCAGGCCAATTTGTAATTATCGAACAAGAGGATTTGGATAGAGTGAAATTGAAGAGTGAAAAAGTAATTGAAATTGAAGGTTTTGTTAGCAGCGAAGAGGTTCACCCTACGTTGTTTGAAGCGCCTTACTTTTTAGGGCCTGATGGGGATGTGGCCGCTAAAACTTACGGCCTATTGTGTGCCACACTTAAAGAATCAGGCAAAGTAGGTGTGGGCAAAGTAGTGTTGCGCGATCGTGAAACACCCGTTTTGTTGACACCCCACGAACGAGGAATTTTGCTTTACCGACTTCGCTACCCGAGTGAGGTGCGGAGCATTAACGAAGTGCCAAGTTTGCTGGAAGTCAAGGCAGAGAATGAGCAATTGAAACTTGCCAAGACGTTGGTAGATTCCATGACCACTTCGTTTTCCAAAATTGAAATGAAAGACCATTACTACGATGCCTTAAAGACAATTATTGATGCGAAGGTGGCCGGTAAGGAAGTGGTGATGGTGGTGGAAGAAGAACCCAAGGTGGTCGACATCATGACTGCGCTAAAGGCCAGCATCGATGCCGCAAAAAAGAAACCGATGGAGAAGGCCGTGGGCACTGTGGCCAAAGAACAGAAGGAAGAAACTAAAAAGCAAAAGCGCAAGGTTGGCTAG
- a CDS encoding alpha/beta hydrolase fold domain-containing protein: MRTAFLFAFFVTLACGKDQIASIPSPPIKETRSVNFNNVSVDVVIDKPEGNTLDVIVAYHGTVFLDSKILTAANTTLDAVKKITDRKDIMFVSVAYPEEGLLMGDNVKQSEAALLWVKNKASQELGITVKKVFLVGHSQGGYIVTRLNRMHETNGVVANAPGPLDLILRCQLEESDRTPASVTCDFLRSAYGSTSSNSNAYQQRSLLFFADGFKSDILFIQGLLDAQIQLTSWPTFKQKVTQCSNCKDRQFFDVANYEHTALFDSPEAKVKYNSFLNR; encoded by the coding sequence ATGCGCACCGCCTTTTTATTTGCTTTTTTCGTGACCCTTGCCTGCGGAAAGGATCAAATTGCTAGCATCCCATCTCCACCAATAAAAGAAACACGGTCTGTCAACTTCAACAATGTATCGGTTGATGTAGTTATTGACAAACCCGAGGGCAACACACTGGATGTGATTGTTGCCTATCACGGCACGGTTTTCTTGGATAGCAAAATCCTTACAGCCGCCAATACAACGCTGGACGCTGTCAAGAAAATTACCGATCGAAAAGATATTATGTTTGTAAGTGTTGCTTACCCCGAAGAAGGTCTTTTAATGGGCGATAATGTAAAACAATCGGAAGCCGCCTTGCTCTGGGTAAAAAACAAAGCGAGTCAAGAATTGGGAATTACGGTGAAAAAGGTTTTTTTGGTAGGCCACTCACAAGGAGGCTACATTGTTACCCGGCTCAACAGAATGCACGAAACAAACGGTGTTGTTGCCAACGCCCCCGGCCCGCTTGATTTGATCCTTAGGTGTCAGTTAGAAGAAAGTGATAGGACACCTGCCTCTGTTACCTGCGACTTTCTTCGAAGTGCCTACGGAAGCACTTCATCCAATAGTAATGCCTACCAACAACGTTCACTCTTGTTCTTTGCCGATGGCTTTAAGTCTGACATCTTATTTATTCAAGGGTTGTTGGATGCACAAATCCAACTAACATCTTGGCCTACGTTTAAACAAAAGGTAACTCAATGCAGCAATTGCAAGGATCGTCAATTTTTTGACGTGGCTAACTATGAGCACACGGCCTTATTTGATAGCCCGGAGGCTAAAGTAAAATACAATAGCTTTCTTAACAGGTAG
- a CDS encoding DUF928 domain-containing protein, with protein MKIGIFSFYPVLVGLLIGCSGQEDEVKIVNNPPIANFRIVETADKFSLDGSLSIDPNGDSLTYKWSTTSALLTIASPTAPKTFFSVPNVAQSFTTEVKLELKDGINTVHSTQTVRIPAINQMVIYGLGINLIKSVSNNTNYNWYYDQANSGTYSSINCGPTSVSMAIKWTNEFTNSSPIAARNVYGANGGWWQTFDIINYLNDNNVANSTISLASIDILKDKIDKGKIIILCLDMYFVQISNQCHLSSQQILSY; from the coding sequence ATGAAAATAGGCATATTTTCTTTTTACCCAGTGCTAGTAGGGTTACTGATTGGCTGCTCTGGCCAAGAAGATGAGGTTAAAATTGTTAACAACCCTCCAATAGCAAATTTTCGCATTGTAGAAACTGCTGATAAGTTTTCTCTGGATGGAAGCCTTTCAATTGATCCCAATGGTGATTCACTCACTTATAAGTGGAGCACCACTTCTGCATTGCTTACCATCGCGTCCCCCACTGCACCTAAGACTTTTTTTAGCGTGCCTAATGTAGCTCAGTCATTTACCACAGAAGTGAAGCTGGAATTGAAAGATGGAATTAATACCGTTCACTCCACACAAACTGTGCGTATTCCAGCCATTAACCAAATGGTGATATACGGACTAGGTATAAATTTAATCAAAAGTGTAAGCAACAATACTAATTACAATTGGTACTATGACCAGGCGAACTCCGGTACTTACTCATCAATCAACTGCGGACCAACTTCTGTTTCCATGGCCATCAAATGGACTAATGAGTTTACAAATAGCAGTCCTATAGCGGCACGAAATGTATACGGAGCAAATGGCGGGTGGTGGCAAACCTTTGATATTATTAACTATTTAAATGACAATAATGTCGCTAATTCAACCATTAGCTTGGCTTCTATTGACATTTTGAAAGATAAAATTGACAAGGGCAAAATCATCATTCTTTGCCTAGATATGTATTTTGTACAAATATCAAACCAATGCCACCTATCATCACAGCAAATTCTATCATACTGA
- a CDS encoding GAF domain-containing protein translates to MEKPASFLKRNSIFLPISFLGFLIVVSATAVYYNNLVMVSTVRIKEETASIKENMNFIIRGIVQRADVSVRGFSVDKDERLLKPYTIAKEVFPKTFEDLNTQLGAQGVTLDGLQKIKTEVANYLEFSGKMIDEIKQDSMNTFRAMFKEDRGTALWYEYDAVAKVIVAHQDELNRIAQSRYQNAMARTSWIQALLLLTGIPTLIFIVLRLAKEAKQRTALLLEFDRSNRTYLFDDGNEVSTANEAHYIDRSISSFKVAAAFVADLTNGKFDVEWRGLNKHNTSLNNTNLAGKLTALRNQLSTLKEEDEKRNWLNVGLAKFNELVRNHQNSITDLSYQTVLFLCRYMNATQGSLFIVKEETGKKWLELAACYAYDRKKYISKSIAVGEGLLGQAYLEGQTTLLTSLPNDYTTITSGLGEATPNCLIIVPMKFNDEIEAIIELAGFHKWKDHEIEFLEKAGSFVASVINNVTTAQEMKNILAETQEQAERLRSQEEELRQNLEEMQATQEQLARNKNDI, encoded by the coding sequence ATGGAAAAGCCAGCTTCTTTTCTGAAAAGGAACTCCATATTCTTACCTATTTCTTTTCTCGGTTTTCTAATTGTGGTAAGCGCAACAGCGGTTTATTATAATAATTTGGTGATGGTCTCCACCGTAAGAATCAAAGAAGAAACGGCCTCCATTAAGGAGAATATGAATTTTATTATACGTGGCATTGTGCAGCGCGCTGACGTAAGCGTGCGGGGTTTTTCGGTTGACAAAGACGAACGCTTGCTCAAACCCTACACTATAGCAAAAGAGGTATTCCCAAAGACTTTTGAAGATCTCAATACGCAATTGGGGGCGCAGGGCGTAACACTGGATGGGCTGCAGAAAATTAAAACAGAAGTGGCCAACTATCTTGAGTTTTCTGGAAAAATGATAGATGAAATTAAACAAGATAGTATGAATACTTTTCGTGCGATGTTTAAAGAAGACCGCGGCACTGCATTATGGTACGAGTACGATGCTGTAGCTAAGGTGATAGTTGCCCATCAGGACGAGCTCAATCGCATTGCGCAGTCTCGGTATCAAAATGCTATGGCGCGCACTAGTTGGATACAAGCACTCCTACTCTTAACAGGCATACCCACACTTATTTTTATTGTATTGCGTCTGGCAAAGGAGGCCAAGCAGCGAACGGCACTATTGCTTGAGTTTGACAGGAGCAACAGAACCTATCTGTTTGACGATGGCAACGAAGTTAGCACTGCTAACGAAGCGCATTATATTGACCGCTCCATTTCAAGCTTTAAAGTTGCTGCCGCATTTGTTGCGGATCTAACCAATGGAAAATTTGATGTGGAGTGGCGCGGTTTAAACAAACATAATACATCACTTAATAATACTAACCTTGCAGGAAAGTTAACAGCACTTAGAAATCAACTAAGTACATTAAAAGAAGAAGACGAAAAAAGAAATTGGTTAAACGTTGGCCTTGCCAAGTTCAACGAGTTGGTGCGCAACCATCAAAACTCGATCACCGACCTTTCTTACCAAACAGTATTGTTCTTATGCCGCTACATGAACGCCACCCAGGGAAGCCTTTTTATTGTAAAAGAAGAGACCGGAAAAAAGTGGCTTGAATTGGCGGCTTGCTATGCTTACGACCGCAAGAAATACATCTCCAAGTCCATTGCTGTTGGCGAAGGTTTGCTAGGCCAAGCCTACTTGGAAGGACAAACCACCCTGCTTACTAGCTTGCCAAATGATTACACTACCATCACCTCAGGGCTTGGCGAAGCAACCCCAAACTGCCTGATCATCGTACCAATGAAGTTTAACGATGAGATAGAGGCGATAATAGAACTGGCTGGTTTTCATAAATGGAAAGACCACGAAATTGAATTTTTAGAAAAAGCTGGCAGTTTTGTAGCCTCGGTTATCAACAATGTTACAACTGCTCAAGAAATGAAAAATATTCTAGCGGAAACTCAAGAACAAGCAGAGCGGTTGCGATCTCAGGAAGAAGAGCTAAGACAAAATTTAGAAGAAATGCAGGCAACACAAGAGCAACTTGCAAGAAACAAAAATGACATTTAG
- a CDS encoding transposase: MVLQKNHVQFFTAVCYDWLKLLDSDEAKLIVIESLKFRIAQGQIKVGAYVIMPNHIHIIWRIQNDFKLEDVQRDLLKFTAKKIIERIKQRDGQKKLEEIYVGAKDRTFQVWKRDSLSIDLFSEKFVQQKMNYIHNNPCQPHWNLAADTRDYRFSSASFYETGMDEFGIITHLDEL; this comes from the coding sequence ATGGTGCTGCAAAAAAATCACGTTCAGTTTTTCACTGCTGTATGTTATGATTGGCTCAAGCTGTTGGACAGCGATGAGGCAAAACTGATCGTAATTGAATCATTGAAATTTAGGATTGCTCAAGGGCAGATAAAAGTGGGCGCCTACGTAATCATGCCGAACCACATTCATATCATTTGGCGCATACAGAATGACTTTAAGTTAGAAGACGTGCAGCGCGATCTCTTAAAGTTCACGGCAAAGAAGATAATCGAAAGAATAAAGCAGCGCGATGGCCAAAAGAAATTGGAAGAGATTTATGTAGGTGCCAAAGACAGAACCTTTCAAGTATGGAAAAGGGATTCGCTGAGCATTGATCTTTTCTCTGAAAAATTTGTCCAGCAAAAGATGAATTACATTCACAACAATCCTTGCCAACCACATTGGAATTTGGCCGCAGACACAAGAGATTATCGCTTCAGCTCTGCAAGCTTTTATGAAACAGGCATGGACGAGTTCGGGATCATTACTCACTTGGATGAATTGTAG
- a CDS encoding YceI family protein: MSRTVNLVVVVVLCCSFGIKSGPENFLRHRFVVLPTSTLTINGKTNVNNFKCGIHRYCGADTLVIKETPHEKPIILKGFVGLEATTFDCGIAPMTHDFNKTLKSSDFPTIGIDFKSFERIPDLTCTQDKFAAEVAISMAGVTKLFKMPCTFETTKKGEIFLRGERAFLFSDFNLKAPQRMMGMIKVNENLFVQFNLSLKLDVNRW, encoded by the coding sequence ATGTCTCGCACAGTTAACCTTGTAGTTGTTGTAGTTCTGTGCTGCTCCTTTGGAATAAAGTCTGGGCCTGAAAATTTTTTACGCCATCGCTTTGTGGTGTTGCCTACCAGCACGCTAACCATCAATGGCAAAACCAACGTAAACAATTTTAAATGTGGCATACACCGCTACTGCGGGGCAGACACGCTGGTAATCAAAGAGACCCCGCACGAGAAACCCATTATCTTGAAAGGGTTTGTTGGGCTAGAAGCCACAACATTCGACTGTGGAATAGCCCCGATGACGCACGATTTTAACAAAACGCTTAAATCAAGTGACTTCCCTACCATCGGAATCGATTTTAAATCTTTTGAGCGGATACCTGATTTAACGTGCACACAAGACAAATTTGCAGCAGAAGTGGCCATCTCAATGGCGGGTGTAACGAAACTTTTTAAAATGCCTTGCACCTTTGAAACCACCAAAAAAGGTGAAATATTCTTGCGGGGAGAGCGTGCGTTTCTGTTTTCGGATTTTAATTTAAAGGCGCCACAGCGAATGATGGGGATGATCAAAGTAAACGAAAATCTTTTCGTTCAATTCAACTTATCATTAAAACTGGATGTCAACCGCTGGTAA
- a CDS encoding YceI family protein, translating to MKAINPTALLLCMTMAITSQAQKIVSYQHGSTNKTTIAGTSTLHDWTMTSTEGTYDAKFEINQEGAATQLLALTYNLRAESLKSGKNAMDKNAYNALNTEKHKKISFVLTTAATEDSKIKASGNLTIAGVTKAIPVEATCKNSPNGELICTAKATMKMTDYKVEPPTFMFGSIKTGDEITLTFSITLSPTKL from the coding sequence ATGAAAGCTATAAACCCAACTGCTCTTTTATTATGCATGACCATGGCCATCACCAGTCAAGCCCAAAAAATTGTTAGCTACCAACACGGTAGCACTAACAAAACCACTATTGCAGGCACCAGCACATTGCACGATTGGACGATGACGTCTACCGAAGGTACGTATGATGCCAAGTTCGAAATCAACCAAGAGGGTGCAGCCACCCAATTGCTTGCCCTCACCTATAACTTACGAGCAGAAAGCTTGAAGAGCGGTAAAAATGCAATGGACAAAAATGCTTACAACGCGCTGAACACTGAGAAGCACAAAAAAATATCATTTGTTCTGACCACCGCAGCTACTGAAGATTCCAAAATCAAAGCGTCAGGAAACCTAACGATTGCAGGTGTAACCAAAGCCATTCCGGTAGAAGCTACTTGCAAGAATAGCCCCAACGGTGAACTTATATGCACCGCCAAAGCCACTATGAAAATGACCGACTACAAAGTAGAACCGCCCACATTTATGTTCGGCTCCATTAAAACGGGAGACGAAATCACCTTAACCTTTAGCATCACCTTATCACCAACAAAACTTTAA